The DNA region CCTGCTTTAAAAACGCTTAAATTAATATAAGATTCTTTGGACAGTTGATTTAATTGTGAAGTATATATGGCCTGGCCACTGATGTTATAAATAATTACTTTAGCTTCAGCAGAATAATTTGCCGGCCTGCAAATCACCAAGTTATTATTTCTTGTGTAAATATTAATTTCTTCGTTGGCATTTTCGTTTTCAATACCATTAGGATTATAAATTAATGACAAATCATCAACATACAGGCTGTCTCCTCCGGAACCGCCTCCCGGGGTTTTGTTGGTGGTAAAAGTTATTTGAATAAAGTCGGGCGAAGATGCCGGCCCTGTATATTCAAAAGGAATGCTTAACCGTTCCCACTGCCCGTTCGTAGAAGCTACATGTTTTGTGGCAATTCCAACAACATGCGGTGCCGATGATGCGTCAATCGGGTCTTTGAGGTCATAAGTATCATGAATAATAGCCCTGATACGCGCAGAGTCAGTTCCTCCGCTGTTAGATGGTTTAAATCTTACCCAAACTACCAGAG from Bacteroidales bacterium includes:
- a CDS encoding T9SS type A sorting domain-containing protein; its protein translation is MKFKALFLSLLLSSGIACFTNAQTQINNSGFEDWENVGSATEEPLEWNSFKTASGILSYLASQQIKRSPLTRPGTSGTYSCVIWSKEIMSIVANGNFTTGQINMSSATPSDPSNYNITYTAQTPFSEALGANPDSLVVWVRFKPSNSGGTDSARIRAIIHDTYDLKDPIDASSAPHVVGIATKHVASTNGQWERLSIPFEYTGPASSPDFIQITFTTNKTPGGGSGGDSLYVDDLSLIYNPNGIENENANEEINIYTRNNNLVICRPANYSAEAKVIIYNISGQAIYTSQLNQLSKESYINLSVFKAGIYIANVVSENGQSFSQKFSVQ